Genomic segment of Leptidea sinapis chromosome 30, ilLepSina1.1, whole genome shotgun sequence:
TGCCCTGAAAGCAGCATTTCATTTGCATTTGATTGTACCTGATAATCGAGTTAAATAAGATCGAATATTTTCGAAAGCCATGATTCTATCACTTGTGTACAGGTTGCGTTtggactaaaaatatttgatcagTCGCGATCTACACATGACTTTacgataataattttaatagataGTACATACTTGATCACGATGACTGTTACtgactaaaaaaaattgtgtaactggtataccccgtcgtaaccgcacacacaatAGCTTataggtgcttcacttgttaatatcacggcgcggagtccttctttttttacttgtccgtggTTCCAATTAAGCATCAGCACAATTCGGCATTGTGCGGCATTGAGTCGCACTATGCTCTGTTATTGGAAAACTACAATATTTACCACGCTAGGAGTATTTTTGTTCTGTGATATTTAGTCAATGAATTTATGAACTGTCAAAGTCAATACTCAATGTCAATCGAGAGTTTATTGAAGAAATCTGAATTGTGaagaattaataaatatcatttatttaaccTAAACCGTAAAACTGCTAACAAGGATATTGaaattcttattaaataattaatataatgtcGGCACTCCGGGCAAGATTAGGAATTCCTATAGCGCGACGTTTACTAAATCAAACTTCCAAAGCGTCTAGGAACCGGACAACTATCAAATCATCAGCTGTTGAATCAAATTGTATGTTTTGGTCTAATATTTACCTTCTGTACCAAGAATATAAGAAAGTTCTACTACTAATCTAAATCTTTATATCTTCAGACAGACCGTTAGTATTAGTGACCAGATATAGTACTGCCTCCGATGAACAGCCATCGGAATCTAAAGGCAACCGGGAGAGGAAAGAGTTTCAAGCTGAAACTCGAATGCTTTTAGATATTGTGGCCAGATCACTCTATTCAGATAAAGAAGTGaagtacatttatataataatatctttcatagatttttaaattattatattgtcagTCATgatagaaaattattattaacctgTCTGTTATATTTCCAGGTATTTATAAGAGAATTAATTTCAAACGCAAGTGACGCTCTAGAAAAATTCCGCTATCTTACTGTGAGCTCTGTAGAAGAGTCTACTAAACTTGATAATGTGGACCGTGCTCTGGAAATAAGGCTCACCACAGACAAACAAAACAGAAccttaatttttgaagtaagtaTTAAATTGACAATCTTTCTATAGATTTCTTTATTAGATTGACTTCTCTGCAAGAACTAGTCAATAagcttgaaataaaaaataataaattaaattttttattataatatagctcTGATTTTTTGGTATAATGATTTtggaattttttattataatgatcTCTCAATAATCAGTTGTTTGATATGAGCTGAACTCAAATTATTTTCCCAACTAGGCTGAAATCACTTTTGAATCAATGAGAAGAACAAACTGAAACTTATGGGCTCATTTTTTCTATCTATGTTGcacttttttaaatgtttgGCTTGACAATAATCTATTTTCTActgttatgttatttattatatttttttcatatatttgatCATATCAAAACCTTAACAGCCTTTCAAGTGTGCCTCACATAGACTATTCCTTGCCTTGTTCTAAGGTTGTGCAACATACTATGAATTTGTGTACTAAAcaaattatgtttaattgttaTACTACCATAGTGCCCCAggtaaattgttttaatttgtttttcttatgAATAGTTATCAGTTGATAATTGGAATTAAGTGGTAGTGGATTAGAGACTGAGTAATATATTAACTTTGTTTCAAGACaacaaataatcttaatatatatgaattacatgacacgttgtttgtccgcgatggactcctaaactaatgaacagattttaatggggattacttcatggtgtgTAGTTTGGTTcagcttgagagataggatagtttttatttgatttgggacccatattttcaatattttttgtatggacatattttctatgagagtatTTAGTGAcaaacggtttgacagttccattgtgaaacaatttcattataacaacagggagcattttttacgaaataattcttgatgttttgaaatattattggcaaattcctataaaacagtattttttttttcattatctacAGAATAATGTCTGTCGAGTCacctagttatattatatatatatatacaaaaagaattctaaaggaatcaatatttaaaaaataaatgcctttaatatattttatgctttCTTCTCTTAGGCAAGACATTTTTTGAACATTGAGGTTAGAATACAACTAGGTAAAAGTCGTTCTATAATTGCTTAAGTATTGAAACTACCAATTCAGATTTTGATTATTGTTAATTGTTGTTTAACCCGTTTAGGACTCTGGAATAGGCATGACAAAAGAGGAATTAACTGAGAATTTAGGCACTATTGCGCGGTCTGGGTCTAAGTCATTTATAGAAGAGATTAAGCAAAGAGGTGCTGAACAAGCGAATACCATTATTGGTCAATTTGGTGTCGGCTTCTATTCTGCATTTATGGTGGCTGATAAACTTGAGGTTTACACCAGAAGTTCAAAGAGTGGCTCTCCAGGATACAAGTGGAGCTCTGATGggtaaagaaattttaaatttattctattttgaagGTATATAAGTCATATTGTACAGGACTCAATGGttcttatatatatcttaaaacAAGGCTGAAATCCAAGAGCAGAAAACAATAGGATATTTTAGTAAACaattatactttaataatatcCTTTTGGTATATTAGAATAAACAAGGGAATGTGATCAAAGTCATGTATATATTCTAATTCAAGTAGGTTTATGAAAACACTTTTGAATCACTAGTTTAATGTTTTACACAACCACCATTTTGTTAAGctgtatgataatatttatctacataAAGTAAAGGTACCTGTCTACTGAGCTAGATGTTCCGGGTTGAAATTTCGGAAGGGgaacacatttataatatgatgaaaatgGCTGTTTGGTTCCCAGTCAAtggtgtttatatatatttatatatgcagtgccggattaaccacATAGTAAAagtagcaattgctacgggccccACACGATAAGGCCTTTGCATATTTAAACACACTCATCTGCTTGGGCGTACTTTTTTGaatgaaacttattaagatgttgtatattgaatttacttaATGTCACAAAAACTCGTGTAACTTTTCCAACTTAGACAATCCACGTCAGACACTCGGTAACAGACTATTTCCGATACAGATTAAGGGCTCTTTGAAAGAATTTGCTACAGGCCCCGCATTTGCTTAATCTGGCACTGTATGtctgtatattgtattaaatataatattctcttGTGCTCATATTACAGTATAGGGCTagatagtttgtgtaaaaaaagtgtgtcagcGGTAATATAAGATACACCAAAATACTTTTCTTGTAATTAATTATCACTATATTTTAGGTCTGGGACATACGAAATTGAGGAAGTGGCTGATGTACCAATTGGAACCAAAATTGTTGTGCACTTAAAAACTGACTGCAGGGAATTTTCCGATGAAGACACTGTCAGaagtatgtacatatattaagTATACACATTATGAATTTTCCATATTCTACTATTTAATCATAGTTTTTACACTACCCTTTAGACATGGCTGCAACACACATGAAATTTccttctatattataataaagaatgtaaaaatatttcaattcacaaaaacattaatatgacatttcttacaattttttttaaattagggacaagacgagtaggacgttcagttgatggtaattgatacggcctgcccattacaatgtggtgccgctcaggattattgaaaaacccaaaaattcggagcggcactataattgcgctcgtcaccttgagacataagatgtcaagtctcatttgcccagtaatttcctcTAACTACGGTAcataaagtatatttttgtatatttattgccttataaaaatgaaatctgACAGTTATGGCCAAATTTAGGGGAACACAAGAGAAAGAGTCTACGCTTCTTGTACCGCAATGTATTGGGCAggcataaattttgtttatacttTCAAACGGCATAATGAAATATAGTATAAACCACACGAGTTGAAAATTAAAAGCCCTAAACTGATATGAAATAATATGAAATGATTATGCCTAAAtgatatgaaaaaattatgccTGCAGCGATATAAACTggctaaaaaaaaatagtgaacGCCATAATTTCAGAAGTTGGAAAGCCCTGAACTGTATAGTGCAGGAATGTAAAACCTTTCGCCCTATACTATTTTGAacctcgcaattccatctactaggctccgtaaaattgttaaatcttttaaaggggattgtgttatattttataataaactcccaaatgaaattaaaatattacctattaaaaatgattttttcaCTTTGTCTTTGAACACTTATTGTGCACGTTTACATTCTAACAAACACAATCTAATTATTTGCTGTAagcacttaaatataatataatatttatgtatatttttaattctgtttGCTACATGATCATACTCTAGATATTGACTGAAAtgttgaatttgtttttttagatattataaagaaatacaGCAATTTTATTGGCAGTCCAATATTCTTAAACAATGAGCAAGTTAACTCTATTAAGGTGAGTGTAAATATCAAcactatattttgttataaaatttttgaacgatgcgggactcgaacctgcgtcTCTCGGGTTCCGTACGATCGTTCTTacctaactgagccaaccgttcgagtgacgcattgttcgtaaattttggtatgtcttgttcaactgtcagATTGGTTGAGGTTTGGCCAGTTGGTGAAATCTCTCGGACAGTACCCGAGAGGCGCAGattcgagtgccgcatcgttcataaattttggttacaaattttaatttgcttTTCCTTGCGCTTAATGCTTGCTGCacagagattttatattagGTTCCAATTTACTTAGCTTTAATCTCAATTCCGCGTTGTGTTATATcaagttgatttttttatcaGTAAATCATTTACAGCAGTGAAGATGGAAACAGTAGTAAAAGTATTCGTGCACATTCTTGGAATTTgccttttttgttaaatttatcaCTGATATCTAGCATTGCATTTAAATAACCCAAAGCGAAAGGGTTAATGTCGTGTCGagtccatttttaaattgcccCCCTTAACTGTCAAATTGCCCCCCTGTGGGGCGTGGGTCCCACGTTGAGAAACACTGTTCTAAAGTATAGGATAATTATTATGGTGAACATATTGACAGCTAAACTGTCGTTCAGCAAAAGTAGTGCGAACTATggctacaataaaaaaaaaaacaaattacaaatttaacctattaattgaaataatagagaaaaaaaaggaaaagagagaaaacacaaacatttacatgtATGGCATAATAATCTTTGACGTATTATCTcagaataaactttatttcttCTAGCCTCTATGGTTGATGGAACCCAAGGAAGTTACCCACGAGCAGCATGTGGAGTTTTATAGATTCATCGGCAATTCATATGATAAGCCAAGATTCACATTACACTATAAAGCTGATGCACCGTTGAGCATAAGGTCAATACTGTATGTGCCCGAAGGAAAGCCAGGCCTCTTCGAGATGTCCAGGGACTCTGATGTGGGCGTGGCCTTATATTGTAGAAAGATTCTCATCAAGAGCAAGGCTGAAAATATTTTGCCGAAGTGGTTAAGATTTGTTAAAggtaattacataaaattttattgtacctggcacggacgagtaaaaatagaaggactccgtgatattagcaagtgaagcacatttatgctagtgtgtgtgcggttacgggggataccagttacacaattttttctcccttaaattatcatatatggccacaaatacttatatagtattgtttttacattttatcaCAATGctcgacggcattttttaaaatattttattgcgacgcaaacgtGACAGATTctcagacgatggcaaatctcataatggtggccgatcggcttgtattagtgtaagtgtgtgtgtggggctatgtatttacacgtttaccggcttttTTTGgcgcttcactgttatgtacggtgacacggagtccttctttttttactcttCCGTGGCACCTGGTGATATTATGAAGAAATCAATTACAAAAGATACAGGTCAAATAATTTAAAGCATTCTACCAACAAATACTGTTTAGATAGATAAAGAGTAGGAGGCTTTCtatctttattaatatatacaggctgtcccaaaactcaacgataacctggtaccgggcgagaggccaaggtataccagttaatagcagttttattggcaagaaaagtggcaagtgttgtactattttgaaatctagactaaatgggccatcttttaaaaaaacttgccataggtagtgtagtacattttttttccaacgtagagtgtcaaagttgactgacataaattttataaaccataactcgtcaaaatttaatttattttacttagttaacaatgattattactttcatttgtggttaccattaatagcactgttatttgagataacattattaaaaaaatcactgtaaaattgtgaaaattgcgatcacaatacctaaaaatgcgacaaagggtgacaaatttttaacaatttcgaaaaatgtctatcatcgcttgactaagtgacatagattttttttcttatttttttcataactgttataccttggcctctcgcccggtaccaggttatcgttgagttttgggacacctgtataaatccagtgtcctgatgtttgtttccagtgaactcctaaactaatgaacggattttaataaggattacttcatggagtgcagtttagtccaacttgagatatttatgtttttaattttcaggTGTTGTTGATTCTGAAGACATTCCATTAAATATAAGCAGAGAAATACTGCAGAACAGCGCTCTGATCTCGTAAGTTGTTTTGTATGTTACTGGTTAACGAGCGCGGGGCTCAATTGATGAGGTACCACCTACCTCCAAGATTGTAATAAATGAGCCTTCAATCgaatgtttctttttaaatccAAGTGAGGAACTAGGTTAGGTGTGATAACCTGGTATTACGCTCTCCCGCTTGCTCATTGggtcatttttgaagtgaaaacttatttagcggcgttgagcacttttcttgggatgggtataaaatgttaaactcgcgtcaggacacgtgacctgatcgaaaattcgtaagacaggcGTTGAAATtttggatgaaagttgatttttctgagaggtAAACtttgtatgtaaaataattgtaatagttctgatgtttaatattttgtgtaatataaattgtcattttagtgtacgatagcgcaataaataaaaattgtttttcaccACATAAATGAGTACTTCTATACTGATAAATTAAGCAATTCGTGTGAAATTACTACCTAACCATTCAATTAGATTTGAAAAGGAGGTGAGTTTTCttccgtgtaaaaataatataacagaaaatgtggtatttcctttcatttttagtaggtaatacatatttttgcaaagattgatcctttCTATACTGATAAATTAAGCAATTCGTCTGAAATTACTACCTAACCATTCAATTAGGTTTGAAAAGGAGGTGAATTTTCttccgtgtaaaaataataaaacagaaaatgtggtatttcctttcatttttagtaggtaatacatatttttacaaaaatttatccTTAACAGCAACTGACTCCATTGATCCAATTATAcagatgtaatttttttgaaaaatcataagtcgatttccgtcaaaagttcaagaaattaaaaaaaaactaaatatttagttagtcctttcacgacttttctctaagtctcgtagtttccgacttggctaTGACCGCCCTTCTCAAGAAACCACCCTGTAGTAGATAATTTAATGTTTGATTCTCGTGTTAATTTAGGTAAAtacttgtaattattatatttacaatttgcAGAAAGCTCCGCCACGTTCTTACAAATCGTTTTCTGAAGTTTATGATTGATAATGCTAAAAAAGATCCAGTCAGTTACGATGCGTTTTACAAGGATTACTCATTGTTCTTCAAGGAGGGAATTGTTACCAGCCAGAGTCCACTTGAGAAGGTAAAATCTTTGTAATAAATCTCCTTACTATAAAATTATTGCATACTTCAAATTTCTTCAGCTGTGCTGTGCCAATCACGTATCAGCTGGTTTTAAgactttttatgttttaaaatatactcGCGTGTTTATTAAGGCGACAACGGCTTGGCCTAAGAATCatatgtagaaggggttggtaatttaaactcACATAATAATACTGTTAcatctgtattttaaagtttctacttagaattacaatatatacttaaaattaaatgacaATTAGTGAAGAGTTtccccttacaattcacaataagaaATGTCtactcgaacttagcgctctggcttatatagggcacgaccgtctaccgtgatggtagactaccaactgttagttggcactgctgtagtgccaacttacaccaatcaagttaactaaagatctaaatattatgtgctatttattatagttatttgtaATCATAGTgatgattatattaaatagcatttaaatattaacatcagttaaataaatgtaattattattaattgggatatcttatggcagttcatgacgttggtagcgcttgttaacatatcaagtaattaatataataatattgctgacacataataattagtaaaagtAGTTATTTAGcactcaataattttatattaaactagctgacccagcaaacgttgtattgccgatattaaaatcgcgatacaaatgtaactgttgatcgtagatgggtgaaaatttgaagttgtgtgtggtttttaatgctgactcataatcaaacaaattaaaaaaaaaataaaaaaaattggcgtggatttaaacatttaaggggatgaaaaatagatgttgtccgattctcagacctacccaatatgcactcaaaatttcatgagaatcggtcaagccgtttcggaggagttcaaacaCCATgagacgagaattttatatattagattatatatataatcgcttataaaatgctcacagaataccgtttatttatttacggtgtgtgtggatgatgcagctattgtactcaataacttttgttttgtattaacttacatttacttttttgacttactcgtgtaaggcattaactaagtgacgtttgagtatgtttgttgcatcactttacatattatattataattgaaatgatttgtaaaacgatgaaaatggaaaaaggattttatctacacccatgctttaaatcctctattaaagattctgaaacagttagcttattgccaacattaaaacacccaatgttctaataaccattacatcatccaaacgagtgttgtaatgttgtactgaatttcataacaacactcctatgttttttttatcccttcatgcgcaaagagtttcaacatacagccacattcttattgctcgatgcgtggtatttgtatgaatttcaaaaaaagaacattttcgtttacgcgctcTCCAGACTCGTAAAAAatagtaggttattcgaatccccgccatttttcttcgataattttattgttttgtttacaaaaaatgagcgattcattttaaacgctgcaaaagaacattatattcgagtgaattttaattattgcactatacaaaatgtaaattactactaaaataaataattgtttcattaatacttagtttatttgtatataatcagtaatgaatgatattaggtaagtaagctaactgttccagaatcttttagaggattcattttctgggtgtagataaagtcttgtatgcaactgttgataattaggtattaaaacactcatgtgatactattatcacactattataaatccacattcgtgttttaataccccttattacacaacagttgcataaataactattaaaaaatgGAAATGAGTTTTATGctttttctcattagctcaactgattcaaaaagaagaaaaaatgttttttgacattcataagtgacatttccgtgacctagatgaataaagtgattttgattggaTTTGAATCTTAATAAGCACTTTCAGTGAAATGTTCCTCGAATTTGCGAATGCATATATAATTCTAACATTGTCTAAACGTTTATTCAGTAGTTTAGCTAGATAGTTTTAAgagtgattaattttaaatctttcaTACTTAGGAAGAAATTGGCAAGCTGTTAAGGTTCGAGTCATCAAAACTTGAAAGTGGTGTGAAGACATCATTAGCTGACTATATTGCACGTCAAGGCAATAATCAACAGGAAATATACTATTTGGCTGCCCCGAGGTAATTTTTAATACCAGTTCTGTAATGTGGACCATAATAGAGTTTCTTGGCGCCGcttattctctctcagagcgcgatttgtttccgaagcggtagtagtatctagtgtattagaaatgacatcaaaatgaattctaaaggaatcaattttgagaaaataagtgcctgttatacctttttatatataattaattataagtttaagcTTCATTGATATTATTTCGTCTCTTTGaacttttaattgtaaaaaagcAAATGTtaaaaacttagataatttatacttctagatagagccGCTTGCTTCTGGACAACCAATGATAAGAGGCCAGGCTTATttacattagtgtgcgtgacaactCGGGATTTGCATTTCACtttgtgttggtgtgcgtgcattgctcaaaatagaggtgtTAACTTTGACAGTTAtgtcaatttaaattttttgatgttttcacagctgtcacagtctatctagacttaaAAATAGTCAAATTATAAGTGGACgtattccagaaaaacgttccaaaccacaatcgtGTCGAAATTGAGCTAAGAACACAAagctggtcacgtgattcatattaacggactaataaaaaattgcagccctactgtcactctttaaattacATCATGACTCAGTAGCCCAaaccacatgtatggaatacactaatatttattaaccttttaacacgaattccttttttttatggagtaggaggacaaacgagcgtacgggtctcctgttgttaagtgatcaacgccgcccacaatctcttgcaacaccagaggaatcacgggagtgttgccggcttttaaggaacgtgtacgcgcttttttttgaaggtactcatgtcgtatcgacccggaaataccgcacaaggaagctcattccacagctttgtagtacgtggaagaagatccttgaaaacctcactgtggaggaccgccacacatccagatggtggggatgatatcgtaacttatggcgtgtcgtgcgaagagcTTCCCAAACTTATTTTAACTGTGACGCCCTTGGGAAGTTGCCATATTTTTGCGACATCGTCTTTACGTAGTTGTAGTTTTAGCCTAATAACAATTTGTCAGAAAAATTCCAAAAAGCATGATATTTCATctatactaaaattataaagctacagtgtttgtttgtttgtttgaacgcgctaatctctggtaatactggtccgatttgaatgattttttcagtgttgggtagtccatttatcgaggaaggctataggctatgtcaaaattagggatccgtaataaattTGCTATTtagtaacacaaggtgtaaaatcgaaaacctatttttgcgtgcgctgcaaaaactattgacaatagaacaaaatgatgtacaggctataatataggcaatattttattacttataaaactatcgcgtgaatcatactttatatggcaaaacaacgtttgccgggtcagctagttagaaaATTAAGAACATAACATAAAGACAAGAATGAAAGCAAACAGAAATGATAAAAAGCAAACACACCCTTTCTTATCTCTTTTCGTTTGGTATTGGTAATGAGTAGTATGTACTAGCTTTTCTGTGTGTGTGAGTGTCTCAAAACGAGGCTCaatttttgaaattgtaaaTCTCGTCTCTGTCTCTAAATTTGTTTTCGATCTATACTTGTTCTTGTTTAAGACGAGCAgttcgttcagctgatggtaattgatacgccctggcgattacaatgcagtgccgctcaggattcttgaaaaaccgctgaaaattctgaatggcactacaactgcgctcgtcaccttgagacataagatgtaaagtctcatttgcccagtaatttcactggctacggcgcccttcagaccgaaacacagtaatgcttacacattgcttcacggcataggcgcctttgtggtacccataatctagccgggatcctgtgcaaaggagcctcccactggtggtaaCTACTGCAACTGCGGAGAAACGATCCTGGCACGTGTATGTCGCGATACCGTATTGGCTCGGTCATATCCACACAGATCAACCTATTTGGATCACCTCATCACGCCCCTGAGATAATACAGCGGCGCCCCAGAGCGTCGCGACGCACACAAGCTGtgccttaaaatgtgatgtttgtggcttggaacgtttttcaggaactaagTCCAATTATACTTAACAATTGTTGATTTCAATTCTTCACAGTCTGAATAAACGATGCTATTTTTAGTATCGCCCTGTGCAGCCCCGGggtgtaaaaagaatagggtagtcccaggtccaagggtgtcgtaagaggcgactacgggctttttgaaagtgggagagtcacgctgctgtcttatgacgtca
This window contains:
- the LOC126973694 gene encoding heat shock protein 75 kDa, mitochondrial, producing MSALRARLGIPIARRLLNQTSKASRNRTTIKSSAVESNYRPLVLVTRYSTASDEQPSESKGNRERKEFQAETRMLLDIVARSLYSDKEVFIRELISNASDALEKFRYLTVSSVEESTKLDNVDRALEIRLTTDKQNRTLIFEDSGIGMTKEELTENLGTIARSGSKSFIEEIKQRGAEQANTIIGQFGVGFYSAFMVADKLEVYTRSSKSGSPGYKWSSDGSGTYEIEEVADVPIGTKIVVHLKTDCREFSDEDTVRNIIKKYSNFIGSPIFLNNEQVNSIKPLWLMEPKEVTHEQHVEFYRFIGNSYDKPRFTLHYKADAPLSIRSILYVPEGKPGLFEMSRDSDVGVALYCRKILIKSKAENILPKWLRFVKGVVDSEDIPLNISREILQNSALISKLRHVLTNRFLKFMIDNAKKDPVSYDAFYKDYSLFFKEGIVTSQSPLEKEEIGKLLRFESSKLESGVKTSLADYIARQGNNQQEIYYLAAPSRELAQISPYYESLKKRDVEVLFCYEMYDELVLLELKQFGGRALVSVENDMQKDPADSSDTIIGSDDLQQGQVGELISFLKTLLVGKVFEVRTTNKLDSHPCVIVVPEMAAARHFIRTQAQALSEENRFALLRPQLEINAKHPIVKKLHKLISTDKDLANMVAQQLFSNAMVTAGLVVDPRNLITNINDLLMKALEKH